The nucleotide window ACGTCCGTCATTAGCCAGGTGACACAAATGTTCCTTCCTCTACTATAGCGTGTCAGGTGCTAATCCAGACGTTCTTTTGGTCTGTTCCAGACAACTGAGTGGTTTTCCAGTCTTTTTCGAATCTGTCTCGACGACAGCTCAATTTTCACCCGATCCGAAACCTTCTTGGGCGGCTTGTCACGCAAGTATCGTTATCATCACCCGCACCTCTTCAGAGCAACGCGATATTCTTGGCGGAAGCcagccaccagcagccaccatGAAACTATCCTCGTGCCTTGCAGCCATTCCGTTTGCGTTTAGCAGGGGAGCACTTGCGGCGGTATGTATCACCGGTCCTCTACCTCACCCTGCCTCCAACTGACCTGGGGTTTCCAGgccctgccaccaccacccccagagCCTCTACCTTTAGTGCCAGAGCCCATGGCGATACCGGAAGAATCCGTAGAGTCACTCAGCGCCCCCAGCGAAGACGAGACTTTACATCCCCACCTTGCCTAGGAGGCAGCAACCGAGAAACATGACTCCGATCAGCCAACCAGCCCCAACACAGCAGTGCATACTACGTTCACCAGAGTCACAAAGCCTGCATGTTTCCTCCTTATATCATCATGTTGTCACTAGGCTCTCGTACTGATATTTGGTCACAGATAGCCGACTGTGTTCTGGTTGGAGGCCAGCCCGTTGACCAAACATGGCTTTGGCTTACCTGGACACCGAGCTTCAATCACTCGACAATAATGACAACACTGTCCGTTGTACCTCGGAAGCAATGTGTTCCCATCATGTGCGAACGCTCAACGGGCGGCGCGTACTGGTGCAACGACTcagacaacaccaagacagcGTTGTGGAGAGAGCTGACTGAATACGCTGGTCAGGTGTTTATCCAGTGCATGATTGGCATACGTTCCT belongs to Podospora bellae-mahoneyi strain CBS 112042 chromosome 6, whole genome shotgun sequence and includes:
- a CDS encoding hypothetical protein (antiSMASH:Cluster_2); translated protein: MKLSSCLAAIPFAFSRGALAAALPPPPPEPLPLVPEPMAIPEESVESLSAPSEDETLHPHLA